The following proteins are encoded in a genomic region of Arachis ipaensis cultivar K30076 chromosome B02, Araip1.1, whole genome shotgun sequence:
- the LOC107627654 gene encoding uncharacterized protein LOC107627654 encodes MQANQTLYGLKQAPREWYHKLASGLAKIGFQPTKSDVSVFLRNSNGIKTFVLVYVDDIIITGESEQHIRRFIDKLNAKFSLKDLGDLHYFLGVQVAKTKTGGLILSQQKYIGKVLKKADMAGCTICHTPLPLTVKLLAFGGSSFSDP; translated from the coding sequence ATGCAAGCTAACCAAACCCTCTATGGCTTAAAGCAAGCGCCAAGGGAATGGTATCACAAACTAGCAAGTGGGTTGGCAAAGATTGGCTTTCAACCAACAAAATCAGATGTCTCTGTGTTCTTGAGGAATTCAAATGGTATAAAAACTTTTGTGTTGGTGTATGTCGACGACATCATCATCACTGGTGAGTCTGAACAGCATATAAGACGGTTCATTGACAAACTGAATGCCAAATTTTCACTTAAAGACTTGGGTGATCTTCACTATTTCTTGGGTGTCCAAGTAGCCAAAACAAAAACTGGGGGTTTGATTCTATCACAGCAAAAGTATATTGGGAAGGTGCTGAAGAAAGCAGACATGGCAGGGTGCACAATCTGCCATACACCCTTACCCTTGACTGTAAAGCTGTTAGCTTTTGGGGGCTCAAGCTTTAGTGATCCTTAA